The following are encoded in a window of Phaseolus vulgaris cultivar G19833 chromosome 3, P. vulgaris v2.0, whole genome shotgun sequence genomic DNA:
- the LOC137808325 gene encoding transcription factor HHO5-like has protein sequence MELSLDLSLAFVPGRTVCQILGEVAQSEDGSQRTPTLEDFLQKLEDEKRKIDSFKRELPLCMLLVNDAITKLKEEINGGVRMHEEPVVEEYIPLMKTNSEGSETLSMDTERSNMKNWINSVRLWNVESKPRNEEDGRCVPNNPNQAQNETNKSRGAPLALNGNNRVSKTVMSEDKGVSQIPSLGLMRPVFELNNRKTESGNEHGSSLITSSSEIKCEAPPQQNPRKQRRCWSPELHRRFVDALQQLGGPQVATPKQIRELMQVVGLTNDEVKSHLQKYRLHFRRPQVSSFGHANSELCLMVQDKGGDNNKSRGNLSQSGSPQGPLFLGGSGRNSMDTEEDEHSDCHNWKGGLHHQPEAELL, from the exons ATGGAACTGAGCTTGGATTTGAGCTTGGCCTTTGTCCCCGGAAGAACCGTTTGTCAGATTCTTGGCGAGGTTGCTCAGAGCGAAGATGGGTCTCAGAGAACACCCACGCTTGAGGATTTTCTCCAAAAGTTAGAAGATGAGAAGAGGAAGATCGACTCCTTCAAACGTGAACTTCCTCTCTGCATGCTCCTTGTGAACGATG CTATTACTAAATTGAAAGAGGAGATAAATGGAGGAGTGAGAATGCACGAAGAACCCGTTGTTGAAGAATACATTCCACTTATGAAAACCAATTCTGAAGGAAGTGAGACTTTAAGCATGGATACAGAACGCAGTAACATGAAGAATTGGATCAACTCTGTTCGGCTATGGAACGTTGAATCCAAACCg AGGAATGAAGAGGACGGTCGATGTGTCCCCAACAATCCAAATCAAGCACAGAATGAGACCAACAAGAGTAGAGGAGCACCACTAGCATTAAATGGAAACAATCGTGTGTCAAAGACAGTGATGAGTGAAGACAAGGGGGTGTCACAGATTCCTAGCCTTGGTTTGATGAGACCAGTGTTTGAATTGAATAATAGAAAAACAGAAAGTGGTAATGAACATGGGTCGTCCTTGATTACAAGCTCATCAGAGATAAAGTGTGAAGCACCACCTCAGCAGAATCCGAGGAAACAAAGGCGATGCTGGTCACCAGAGCTTCATAGGCGATTTGTTGATGCCCTTCAACAATTAGGGGGACCACAAG TGGCCACTCCAAAGCAGATTAGAGAACTGATGCAGGTGGTAGGCCTGACAAATGATGAAGTGAAAAGCCATTTGCAG AAGTACAGACTTCATTTTAGAAGACCTCAAGTTTCTTCATTTGGGCATGCTAATAGTGAATTATGCCTGATGGTACAAGATAAAGGTGGAGATAATAATAAATCAAGAGGGAACTTATCACAATCTGGCTCTCCACAAGGTCCTCTGTTCTTAGGAGGGTCTGGACGAAACAGCATGGACACAGAAGAAGATGAACACTCAGATTGCCACAATTGGAAAGGTGGCCTTCACCACCAACCAGAAGCTGAACTTCTATGA
- the LOC137808323 gene encoding protein LATERAL ORGAN BOUNDARIES-like — translation MSSMNSPCAACKLLRRKCTQECVFAPYFPPDNPQRFECVHRVFGASNVSKLLNELSVAQRDDAVKSLAYEAEARLRDPVYGCVGLISLLQQRLRQIQMELHIAKKEFSTYVSPQTMQILLANPGMVPPAEIVGPPPHQPMFNHGGNNMVPQQILVGHGGGQTVVRDPQQQDFQEAQQIILATREQQQMFRNYEHQVYGGFEPGNGGFGNQAELLSPSLAHGNFGNVGAYQMQQQGEQHPIEAQLLLSPQQGQPHQQQQCESEDGRNVLDFSIK, via the coding sequence ATGTCGTCGATGAATTCGCCGTGCGCTGCGTGCAAGCTTCTGCGGCGGAAGTGCACGCAGGAGTGCGTGTTCGCGCCGTACTTTCCGCCGGACAACCCGCAACGGTTCGAGTGCGTGCACCGCGTGTTCGGCGCCAGCAACGTGTCGAAACTGCTGAACGAGCTCAGCGTGGCGCAGCGCGACGACGCCGTTAAGTCGCTGGCGTATGAGGCGGAGGCGCGATTGCGTGACCCCGTGTATGGCTGCGTGGGATTAATTTCGCTACTACAGCAACGGCTCCGTCAAATCCAAATGGAGCTTCACATAGCGAAGAAGGAATTCTCCACTTATGTTAGTCCTCAGACCATGCAGATTCTCTTGGCCAATCCTGGGATGGTGCCGCCTGCTGAGATTGTCGGGCCTCCTCCGCATCAACCTATGTTCAATCATGGAGGCAACAACATGGTGCCGCAGCAGATTTTGGTTGGCCATGGCGGTGGCCAGACGGTGGTTCGCGACCCTCAGCAGCAGGATTTTCAAGAAGCGCAGCAGATAATTCTTGCAACTAGGGAGCAGCAACAGATGTTTAGAAACTATGAGCACCAAGTTTATGGTGGTTTTGAACCTGGAAATGGTGGATTTGGGAACCAAGCAGAATTGTTGTCTCCTTCTTTGGCTCATGGAAATTTTGGTAATGTTGGAGCTTACCAAATGCAGCAGCAAGGAGAACAACATCCCATTGAGGCACAGTTGCTCCTCTCGCCACAACAGGGACAGCCCCATCAGCAACAACAGTGCGAAAGTGAGGATGGAAGGAATGTGCTTGATTTCTCAATCAAGTAG